The Halomicronema hongdechloris C2206 genome includes a window with the following:
- a CDS encoding mechanosensitive ion channel family protein gives MGRGRRSHRWRYWQLALMAILMALSLTLGMPDSSSYGQPEEIPTETVVVDGRPLFQVTKADPINAQERAETINEELADWVTSDESIDVEWELRNGLPVILINDRYLMTVNQTDAEVGGEPSVTEQAITWQIQLEQALQQAQEERSQEFVWRALVASLIVLLATALLHRALGYFWRHTLRPLMQSLTLADQGPEERTGINVFLRFSLFLVRLGLWGGALFYVTNRFPLTRRWSYLVFEGIVDGFITRNLQLGDKAFSILDLLVLMGLLLALVLVSSTVTNLLRSRVLHVTGINRGAQEAVAILVKYSLIFIGTVVILQVWGLDLSSLALIASALGVGIGLGLQNIAKDFGSGLVLVFERPIQVGEFVEFGEFKGTVERIGARSTEIKTLDQVSIIVPNSRFLEQEVINWSHRNPTSRIRLPVGVAYASDPQAVRQALMEASHRHPGVLSTPPPQVFFGGFGDSALEFELLVWIRDPSQQLLIRSDLYFAIETALRRHNIEIPFPQRDLHLRTGSLPVDLSPEMRQWLAGWASRSNGDRGSGKPG, from the coding sequence ATGGGCAGGGGCCGCAGAAGTCATCGTTGGCGGTACTGGCAGTTGGCCCTGATGGCCATCTTAATGGCGTTGAGCTTGACCTTGGGGATGCCAGATAGCTCCAGCTATGGGCAACCAGAGGAGATTCCGACTGAGACGGTCGTGGTGGATGGTCGCCCCTTGTTTCAGGTGACTAAGGCCGATCCGATCAATGCCCAGGAACGGGCCGAGACCATCAACGAAGAATTGGCGGATTGGGTCACCAGTGATGAGTCCATAGACGTGGAGTGGGAGCTGCGTAACGGACTGCCGGTGATCTTGATCAATGATCGGTATCTGATGACGGTCAATCAGACCGATGCCGAGGTGGGGGGAGAACCCTCAGTCACAGAGCAGGCCATTACCTGGCAGATACAGTTGGAGCAGGCCCTGCAGCAGGCTCAGGAAGAACGTAGCCAGGAGTTTGTCTGGCGCGCCCTGGTGGCGTCCCTGATCGTACTCTTGGCCACGGCATTGCTGCATCGAGCCTTGGGCTACTTCTGGCGCCATACCCTACGCCCTCTGATGCAAAGTCTAACCCTGGCTGACCAAGGACCGGAGGAGCGCACCGGCATCAATGTATTTCTGCGGTTTAGTTTGTTTCTGGTGCGGTTGGGGCTGTGGGGCGGTGCTCTTTTTTATGTCACTAACCGTTTTCCCCTGACTCGCCGTTGGAGTTATCTGGTCTTCGAAGGGATCGTCGATGGCTTTATTACCCGCAACTTACAGCTGGGGGATAAGGCTTTTTCTATCCTCGATCTACTGGTTCTGATGGGGCTGTTGCTAGCCCTGGTGTTGGTTTCGAGCACCGTCACCAATCTGTTGCGATCGCGAGTGCTGCATGTCACCGGCATCAACCGGGGCGCTCAAGAGGCAGTGGCGATTCTAGTCAAGTACAGCTTGATTTTTATCGGCACCGTCGTCATTTTGCAGGTGTGGGGGCTAGATTTGAGCTCCCTGGCGTTGATCGCCAGTGCCCTGGGGGTGGGGATTGGCTTGGGGCTGCAAAATATTGCCAAGGACTTCGGTAGCGGTCTGGTGCTGGTATTTGAACGGCCGATTCAGGTGGGAGAATTCGTGGAATTCGGAGAATTTAAGGGCACGGTAGAGCGCATCGGCGCCCGCAGCACCGAGATCAAAACCCTGGATCAGGTCTCTATCATCGTGCCCAACTCCCGTTTCCTGGAGCAAGAGGTGATCAACTGGAGTCACCGCAACCCCACCTCTCGCATTCGACTACCGGTGGGAGTGGCCTATGCCAGCGATCCCCAGGCTGTGCGTCAAGCCCTGATGGAGGCCAGCCATCGCCATCCTGGTGTGCTGTCGACCCCGCCACCCCAGGTGTTTTTTGGCGGCTTCGGTGACAGCGCCCTGGAGTTTGAATTGCTGGTGTGGATTCGGGATCCTAGCCAGCAATTGCTGATTAGGAGTGATCTCTATTTCGCCATTGAAACTGCCCTACGTCGGCACAATATTGAAATTCCCTTTCCCCAGCGGGATCTACACCTGCGCACCGGGTCTTTGCCGGTCGATCTCTCGCCGGAAATGCGGCAGTGGCTGGCTGGGTGGGCTAGCCGTAGCAATGGAGACCGGGGGTCGGGTAAGCCAGGATAA